One Jannaschia sp. GRR-S6-38 genomic window carries:
- a CDS encoding glycosyltransferase family 2 protein, with translation MRITSVTPMKDEGPFILEWLAYHRLIGFNDFLVFTNDCTDGSDALLDRLDELGYLRHLPNPSMMLDHGRHHWAVLEYANYMGRLKRADWVFSFDVDEFLCINAGDGTLAALFAALPEAEAISVNQLNFGSAGMRNFDERLLIERFTRSAELAVPSEGRASRRGIKTLTSKRAGMARLSNHSPRFDADRAETVNWVNASGRPVPMRNRTSEIKVLEGPDVSYELAQLNHYALRSVDSFLMQSARGNANHPDKAASMVYWRRYDHNHVENTAITRWVEPVRAEIARMLQDAELAALHDACVAAHRRRIAELKSEDHYAMLARRTRVVHERTWGPAEADL, from the coding sequence ATGCGCATCACCTCGGTTACCCCGATGAAGGACGAGGGGCCGTTCATCCTCGAATGGCTGGCCTATCACCGGCTGATCGGGTTCAACGATTTCCTCGTCTTCACGAATGACTGTACCGATGGCAGCGACGCGCTGCTCGACCGGCTGGACGAGCTGGGATACCTGCGCCACCTGCCCAACCCGTCGATGATGCTGGATCACGGCCGTCACCACTGGGCGGTTCTGGAATACGCCAATTACATGGGCCGGCTGAAACGCGCCGACTGGGTGTTCAGCTTCGATGTCGACGAGTTCCTCTGCATCAATGCGGGCGACGGCACGCTCGCCGCGCTGTTCGCGGCACTGCCCGAGGCCGAGGCGATCTCGGTGAACCAGCTCAATTTCGGCTCGGCGGGGATGCGCAATTTCGACGAGCGGCTGCTGATCGAGCGCTTCACGCGTTCCGCCGAGCTCGCGGTGCCGTCCGAGGGGCGGGCCTCGCGCCGCGGGATCAAGACGCTGACCTCGAAGCGGGCCGGCATGGCGCGGCTGTCCAATCATTCCCCACGCTTCGACGCGGATCGGGCCGAGACCGTCAATTGGGTGAACGCGTCCGGCAGGCCCGTGCCGATGCGGAACCGCACCTCCGAGATCAAGGTGCTGGAGGGACCGGATGTCAGCTACGAGCTGGCGCAGCTCAACCACTATGCCCTGCGGTCCGTCGACAGCTTTCTCATGCAATCGGCGCGCGGCAACGCCAACCATCCCGACAAGGCGGCCTCGATGGTCTATTGGCGGCGCTACGACCACAACCATGTCGAGAACACCGCGATCACGCGCTGGGTCGAGCCGGTGCGGGCCGAGATCGCCCGGATGCTGCAGGATGCCGAGCTCGCCGCGCTGCACGATGCCTGCGTCGCGGCGCATCGCCGCCGCATCGCGGAACTGAAATCCGAAGATCACTACGCCATGCTCGCGCGCCGCACCCGCGTCGTTCACGAGCGCACCTGGGGTCCGGCGGAGGCCGATCTCTGA
- a CDS encoding ETC complex I subunit, whose protein sequence is MRARIYKPARTATSSGTAKTRDWLLEFIPETPREIDPLTGWTGSTDTQAQVMLRFHTREEAEDYARENGIEFVVLRAQGRKPNLRAGGYGENFATNRRGAWTH, encoded by the coding sequence ATGCGCGCCCGCATCTACAAGCCCGCCCGAACCGCCACCTCCTCGGGCACCGCCAAGACCCGCGACTGGCTGCTGGAGTTCATCCCCGAGACCCCGCGCGAGATCGATCCGCTGACCGGCTGGACCGGCTCGACCGACACGCAGGCGCAGGTCATGCTGCGTTTCCACACCCGCGAAGAGGCCGAGGATTACGCCCGCGAGAACGGGATCGAATTCGTCGTCCTGCGCGCGCAGGGCCGCAAGCCCAACCTGCGGGCCGGCGGCTACGGCGAGAATTTCGCGACCAATCGCCGGGGCGCCTGGACGCACTGA
- the uvrB gene encoding excinuclease ABC subunit UvrB, which translates to MDAAELPMVQRAAAARPKLEGGQRLRMATTFEPAGDQPTAIAELARGVTEGERDQVLLGVTGSGKTFTMAKIIEETQRPAIVLAPNKTLAAQLYGEFKGFFPDNAVEYFVSYYDYYQPEAYVPRSDTFIEKESQINEQIDRMRHSATRALLERDDVIIVASVSCIYGIGSVETYGAMTQDLIAGNEYDQRRVMADLVAQQYRRNDAAFARGSFRVRGDSVEVWPAHLEDRAWRLSFFGEELEAITEFDPLTGAKTGSMDKIRIYANSHYVTPRPTMQQAIKGIKAELQQRLDQLVGEGKLLEAQRLEQRTNFDLEMLEATGVCNGIENYSRYLTGRAPGEPPPTLFEYIPDNAIVFADESHVSVPQIGGMYRGDFRRKMTLAEHGFRLPSCMDNRPLKFEEWDAMRPQSVFVSATPAAWELEQTGGVFTEQVIRPTGLLDPKVEIRPVEMQVDDLLDEIRKVTQDGFRTLCTVLTKRMAEDLTEYLHEQGIKVRYMHSDIDTIERIEILRDLRLGAFDVLVGINLLREGLDIPECGLVAILDADKEGFLRSETSLVQTIGRAARNSEGRVIMYADRVTGSMERAINETERRRAKQKAYNDEHGITPATVKKNVEDVLAGLYQGDVDMNRVTAKVDKPMHGANLQAHLDGLREEMRKAAENLEFEEAARLRDEVKRLEQVDLLVSDDPLTRQSAVAQAVEDARKAEGRSTAGRPGQRGGNVKRRKKR; encoded by the coding sequence ATGGACGCCGCCGAACTGCCGATGGTGCAGCGGGCTGCCGCCGCGCGCCCGAAGCTCGAGGGGGGACAGCGGCTGCGCATGGCGACGACCTTCGAGCCCGCGGGCGACCAGCCCACCGCGATCGCCGAGCTCGCGCGGGGCGTCACCGAGGGCGAGCGCGACCAGGTCCTGCTGGGCGTGACCGGCTCGGGCAAGACCTTCACCATGGCCAAGATCATCGAGGAGACGCAGCGCCCGGCGATCGTCCTCGCCCCCAACAAGACGCTGGCCGCGCAGCTCTATGGCGAGTTCAAAGGCTTCTTCCCCGACAACGCGGTCGAGTATTTCGTCAGCTATTACGACTACTACCAGCCCGAAGCCTACGTGCCGCGGTCGGACACCTTCATCGAGAAGGAATCCCAGATCAACGAGCAGATCGACCGGATGCGCCACTCGGCCACCCGGGCGCTTCTGGAGCGCGACGACGTGATCATCGTCGCCTCGGTCAGCTGCATCTACGGCATCGGCTCGGTCGAGACCTACGGCGCGATGACCCAGGACCTGATCGCGGGCAACGAGTACGACCAGCGCCGCGTCATGGCCGACCTGGTCGCGCAGCAATACCGCCGCAACGACGCGGCCTTCGCGCGCGGCAGCTTCCGGGTGCGCGGCGACAGCGTCGAGGTCTGGCCCGCCCACCTCGAGGACCGGGCCTGGCGGCTGAGCTTCTTCGGCGAGGAGCTGGAGGCGATCACCGAGTTCGACCCGCTGACCGGCGCGAAGACCGGGTCGATGGACAAGATCCGCATCTACGCCAACAGCCACTACGTCACGCCGCGCCCGACGATGCAGCAGGCGATCAAGGGCATCAAGGCGGAGCTGCAGCAGCGGCTCGACCAGCTGGTGGGCGAGGGTAAGCTTCTGGAGGCGCAGCGGCTGGAGCAGCGGACGAATTTCGACCTGGAGATGCTGGAGGCCACCGGCGTCTGCAACGGGATCGAGAACTACTCGCGCTACCTGACCGGCCGCGCCCCGGGCGAGCCGCCCCCCACGCTATTCGAATACATCCCCGACAACGCGATCGTCTTCGCCGACGAGAGCCATGTCTCGGTGCCGCAGATCGGCGGCATGTATCGCGGCGACTTCCGCCGCAAGATGACGCTGGCCGAGCACGGCTTCCGCCTGCCGTCCTGCATGGACAACCGCCCGCTCAAGTTCGAGGAATGGGACGCGATGCGCCCGCAATCGGTCTTCGTCTCGGCCACGCCCGCGGCGTGGGAGCTGGAGCAGACCGGCGGCGTCTTCACCGAACAGGTGATCCGGCCCACCGGCCTTCTGGACCCCAAGGTCGAGATCCGGCCTGTCGAGATGCAGGTCGACGACCTGCTGGACGAGATCCGGAAGGTCACGCAGGACGGGTTCCGCACGCTCTGCACGGTTCTGACCAAGCGCATGGCCGAGGACCTGACCGAGTATCTGCACGAGCAGGGCATCAAGGTCCGCTACATGCATTCCGACATCGACACGATCGAGCGGATCGAGATCCTGCGCGACCTGCGGCTCGGCGCGTTCGACGTGCTGGTGGGGATCAACCTGCTGCGCGAGGGGCTCGACATCCCCGAATGCGGGCTGGTCGCCATCCTCGATGCCGACAAGGAGGGCTTCCTGCGCTCCGAGACCTCGCTGGTGCAGACCATCGGCCGCGCGGCGCGCAACTCGGAAGGCCGGGTGATCATGTATGCCGACCGCGTCACCGGCTCGATGGAGCGCGCGATCAACGAGACCGAGCGCCGCCGCGCCAAGCAGAAGGCCTATAACGACGAACACGGGATCACGCCCGCGACGGTGAAGAAGAACGTCGAGGACGTGCTGGCGGGGCTCTACCAGGGCGATGTCGACATGAACCGGGTGACGGCCAAGGTCGACAAGCCGATGCACGGCGCCAACCTGCAGGCCCATCTCGACGGGCTGCGCGAAGAGATGCGCAAGGCCGCCGAGAACCTCGAATTCGAGGAGGCCGCCCGCCTGCGCGACGAGGTCAAGCGGCTGGAACAGGTGGATCTGCTAGTCTCCGACGACCCGCTCACCCGCCAGTCGGCGGTGGCCCAGGCGGTCGAGGACGCCCGCAAGGCCGAGGGGCGGAGCACCGCCGGGCGGCCGGGGCAGCGCGGGGGGAATGTGAAGCGACGGAAGAAGCGGTAG
- a CDS encoding DUF6782 family putative metallopeptidase has product MATAVAVMPRIGVAQPMTCAPPPFDTLPRIADALAALAPVLDEYPDFQDVLDRSVAAICLTPAALDAQGYFEPETARIVLSDALSDGRMQAVLVHEMRHAAQFARGVCPAPDLAMRDYADAIFALEADASVTSVMLAHELRATGASEMWHALADWPLQADIAARYDAARAAGGTATDAATVAFDAWYLNRERRAAYYLAACADYLDTQDREHRLPSYERLPEGFFATLCRLPDGTAYPCAGPD; this is encoded by the coding sequence TTGGCCACGGCGGTCGCCGTGATGCCGCGCATCGGTGTCGCGCAGCCCATGACCTGCGCACCGCCGCCCTTCGACACCCTTCCGCGGATCGCGGACGCGCTTGCGGCACTCGCGCCGGTCCTCGATGAGTATCCGGATTTCCAGGACGTTCTGGACCGGTCCGTCGCAGCGATTTGCCTCACGCCGGCCGCGCTTGACGCCCAAGGGTATTTCGAACCCGAAACCGCCCGGATCGTGCTGTCGGATGCCCTGTCTGACGGCCGGATGCAGGCGGTCCTGGTCCACGAGATGCGCCATGCGGCCCAATTCGCCCGCGGCGTCTGTCCCGCGCCCGATTTGGCGATGCGTGACTATGCCGACGCGATCTTTGCCCTGGAAGCTGACGCTTCGGTCACGAGTGTCATGCTGGCCCACGAGTTGCGCGCGACAGGCGCGTCCGAGATGTGGCACGCGCTGGCAGACTGGCCGTTGCAGGCGGATATCGCCGCGCGATACGACGCCGCGCGCGCTGCGGGCGGGACGGCAACCGACGCGGCCACCGTGGCTTTCGATGCCTGGTATCTGAACCGCGAACGGCGCGCGGCCTACTACCTCGCGGCCTGCGCCGATTACCTCGACACGCAGGACCGCGAACACCGCCTGCCAAGCTACGAGCGCCTGCCCGAGGGCTTTTTTGCCACGCTCTGCCGCCTGCCCGACGGCACCGCCTACCCCTGCGCCGGCCCCGACTAA
- a CDS encoding c-type cytochrome → MRHLIATLAFASIAAAAPISADEIGQDLYMQYCATCHGTDAKGAGPLAEHMITAIPDLTTLAERNPKAQGEFPMLDVIHIVDGRTGLRAHGGPMPVYGAIFAAEGADREKWGEVMYTRGRVMSLVYYLESLQQPS, encoded by the coding sequence ATGCGACATCTCATCGCCACCCTGGCATTCGCATCCATCGCCGCCGCCGCGCCGATCTCGGCCGACGAGATCGGGCAGGACCTCTACATGCAGTATTGCGCCACCTGCCATGGCACCGACGCGAAGGGCGCCGGGCCGCTGGCCGAGCACATGATCACGGCCATCCCCGACCTGACGACGCTCGCGGAGCGCAATCCGAAGGCCCAAGGCGAGTTCCCGATGCTCGACGTGATCCATATCGTCGACGGCCGCACCGGCCTGCGGGCCCATGGCGGACCGATGCCGGTCTACGGCGCGATCTTCGCCGCGGAAGGGGCGGACCGCGAGAAATGGGGCGAGGTCATGTATACCCGCGGCAGGGTCATGTCGCTGGTCTACTATCTCGAGAGCCTGCAACAGCCTTCCTGA
- a CDS encoding GlsB/YeaQ/YmgE family stress response membrane protein, producing MESFFEGVGIVALIVLALVGAGVGALGGKLTGRSAATYALIGAVAAVAAPFALAALGVTVLAAGGVLLVAVVGAVAAAVVVALVRALSGRG from the coding sequence ATGGAGTCGTTTTTCGAAGGCGTGGGCATCGTTGCCCTGATCGTGCTGGCGCTGGTCGGCGCGGGCGTGGGCGCGCTGGGCGGCAAGCTGACGGGGCGCAGCGCCGCGACCTATGCGCTGATCGGGGCCGTGGCGGCCGTGGCCGCGCCCTTCGCGCTGGCCGCGCTGGGGGTGACGGTGCTGGCCGCCGGCGGCGTGCTGCTGGTGGCGGTGGTGGGCGCCGTGGCGGCGGCCGTGGTCGTGGCGCTGGTGCGGGCGTTGAGCGGGCGGGGATGA